AGAGCAGTTGTTTTGGCGACTACACACGGAGAGACATCAAAATGGCAACTGACCAGCGACAAACCGTACatctactgctgctgatggtgattgGTTTCACAGCGTCTGTGGCCAACGGCTGGAGTGCGGACGATATGGAGATATTCGACCTCGTCGAAGAGGTGAACGAAAACTTCTACCAGCTGATGGGCATTAATAAAAGCGCCTCGTTGGCGGAAATCAAGCGCGCATTCCGGACACTATCGGTAGTGTGGCATCCGGACAAGAGCGATGCCGATGATGCGAACATTAAGTTTCGCAACCTCGTGTCGGTGTACGAGATTCTGAAGGATCCAGCGAAACGCGAAAAGTACGATCGGGTACTGAATGATGGATTGCCGAACTGGAAATCGGCTTTGTACTACTATCGGCACGTGCGAAAGATGGGCATCGTCGAGAGTGCGACCATTCTCTTTGTTGTCATCACCGTTATGCAGTATCTGGTAGCATGGGCAGCGTACATCGAGAAAAAATATACGGCGGTATGTGGACCGTGGCGTTTCTATGCGTTACGATAATCACAGTTTCGTTCACGATGGTGTAGCGTTATTAACTATCGATTCGTCTCGGGCACTTTGCAGGAACAAATCGTCGGCAGCAAGTTGAAAAAATTtaacaagaaaaaccaaacgaacaTCCAGCTGGAAGAGCTGATCAACGAAATTCCCATACCGAGCATCAAGAACACTCTGCCATTCCAGCTGCCTGTGGGTTTGTGGCGATTGGTAACAGGCATCCCGTACGCTATTACGCTAGTTAGTGACCTGTACGCCCGGAGGCAAAAAGCGATAAAAGAGATCCACGAAAGGTAAGTTTCGTTGCGGAACACTACTCCCTGTTTGTAACTTGTTGGACCCTTACGTTCGTATCACGTTTACGTACTGCATTGAATTCTTCAGAGAGCTCAAGGAGGCCAAAGATCAGAAGGagtttgaaatgaaacggGCACAGGAAAAGGAAAGCCGGATGTtgcggaaacggaacaaaaagATTACCGTACCGGAGAAAACGGACGAAGAGCTGGCTGCCTACAGTCAGCGCATTTTGCAGGCGGGAGACGAGCACCACGCAACGAAACCACTGCCGGTTCCACCTCCAACGGGCGGCCTCTGGACCGACGACGATCTGACCGAGCTTGTTCGGCTGGTGAAGAAGTACCCCGGGGGTACTAGTAACAGGTGGGAGCAGATAGCGGATCTCATGCAACGCAGCGTGGAAGAAGTTACGTACATGGCAGCCAAGCTGAAAGAGTGCGGTTACCGGTTGTCGCACCAGATGCCGGAGACCAACGCATCCGATGTCGCCAAGGTCAAGACGAAAACACGCGACAGAGGCGCAACCGCAGCGACGGAATCGTGTGCCACCtggacgcagcagcagcaacaggcgcTCGAAGCGGCTATCCAAAAGCACCCGAAGTCGACGACTACCGACCGATGGCAGAAGATTGCCAACAGTGTGCCGGGTAAGACGAAGGAAGATTGTATCGCGCGCTATAAGTATCTGGTGGACCTGGTAAAAACACAGAAGAAGGAAACGGAAGATGGGTCCGAGCTGCCAACCAGTACCGTCGGCGCCGAAGAAGTCCCTCAACCAATCGAAGAAACCGAGCAGGAACCAGAGCACGCCGATGACAATGCGGTGGCCAGTGTTCCAGCGGTGGATCAAACACAGCAGCCGGAAGCCGGTGGATCCAAGAATGGTGGGAAAAGTAAGGGGAAACCCCGCCGGAAAGAAGTAA
Above is a genomic segment from Anopheles bellator chromosome X, idAnoBellAS_SP24_06.2, whole genome shotgun sequence containing:
- the LOC131213568 gene encoding uncharacterized protein F54F2.9, translating into MATDQRQTVHLLLLMVIGFTASVANGWSADDMEIFDLVEEVNENFYQLMGINKSASLAEIKRAFRTLSVVWHPDKSDADDANIKFRNLVSVYEILKDPAKREKYDRVLNDGLPNWKSALYYYRHVRKMGIVESATILFVVITVMQYLVAWAAYIEKKYTAEQIVGSKLKKFNKKNQTNIQLEELINEIPIPSIKNTLPFQLPVGLWRLVTGIPYAITLVSDLYARRQKAIKEIHERELKEAKDQKEFEMKRAQEKESRMLRKRNKKITVPEKTDEELAAYSQRILQAGDEHHATKPLPVPPPTGGLWTDDDLTELVRLVKKYPGGTSNRWEQIADLMQRSVEEVTYMAAKLKECGYRLSHQMPETNASDVAKVKTKTRDRGATAATESCATWTQQQQQALEAAIQKHPKSTTTDRWQKIANSVPGKTKEDCIARYKYLVDLVKTQKKETEDGSELPTSTVGAEEVPQPIEETEQEPEHADDNAVASVPAVDQTQQPEAGGSKNGGKSKGKPRRKEVRKCRGVGSPELDNLRTHSDDSDHWLGTHDADEELIPEPVKPVKRKKKKPDLSHLRHRCYSDSE